The DNA window TGCTCGGCAATTATTATATTTATATCATCCTCTTTCTGGTTTTGTCGGTGATCATGTGGAAAATAACCGACTCCCATACCGGTATTATTTTTCATGCCATCCGGGAGGATGAATTAGCGGTCAAGGCCGCCGGCATCAACACCACCCGCTATAAATTGTTGGCCTTTTGCCTGAGCGGATTATTTGCCGGTATCTCCGGCGGACTTTATGCCCATTATATGCGGATTGCCGGTCCTTCCACCCTCGAGGTCTCCATGTCTTTTTCGGTGGTCATCTGGGCGGTTTTCGGGGGTATGGTGACCATCTACGGACCCATAGCCGCGGTCTTTATCCTCTTCCCCCTGCTGGAATTCGTCCGTTTCTGGCCCGAATACCGGACCATGATTTTTGCCGTCGTCATCCTGCTGATCCTTTTGTATATGCCGGAAGGTTTGATCCACTGGGCCCGGGACAAGATGGAAAAACAATGCCCCCGGTGCAAAATCAGAAACGTGGCCACCCGGAAGAATTGCCGGGTATGTACCGCAGCTTTGGATTGAAGAGCGATCCTTGAACGAAGTGCTCCTCAAGCGTAGCGATCCTTGAACGAAGTGCTCCTCAAGCGTAGCGATCCCTGAACGAAGTGTCCATTTTTTAAAAAAAGGAATACATTATGAACCCTAAAGAATCCTATCTGACCAAACCCTGGTTGAAATACTATTCGGAAGGTGTGCCGGCCGAAGTGGAGATCCCGGAAATTTCAGTGCCGGAGCTTTTCGATCAGGTGGTTGAAAAATTCGGGAACAAACCGGCCCTGATTTTTTACGGCAAAAAGATCCAATACCGGGAGCTCAAAGAGCTGGTAGACCGCCTGGCCACGGCTCTTGCGGATTTGGGGGTCAAAAAGGGGGATACGGTGGCCTTATATCTTTTAAACAGCCCCCAGTACGTAATCTCTTATTTTGCCACCCTGAAATTGGGGGCCAAAGTAACCCCCATCAGTCCGGTCTATACCAGCATTGAAGTCAAGCACCAGGTGGAAGACAGTGAGGCCCGGACCGTTGTCTGCCAGGACATCCTCTATGACAACCTGCAAAAATCCGGAGCCAAGTTCGATCGGGTGATTCTAACCAGCATCAACGAATACCTTCCGGCCCTGAAAAAATTGTTCGGCAAGGGCAGCCAGGGCAAAGGACCGGGCGGGAGCCCGCCGCCCTCCATCGAGGCCCTTAAAGGCGCCGGGGTTTATTCCTTTCAGGATTTGATCAAAAAATATCCCCCCCAACCGCCGAAGGTGGCCATTGATCCCCGGAAGGATCTGGCGGCCCTGCCCTACACCGGGGGAACTACCGGACTGCCCAAGGCGGCCATGCTGACCCATCGCAATATGGTGGCCCTTCAGAAACAGGTCTTGTCCTTTTGGCCCATCTTCGAAGAGGGTAAGGAAGTAGTCATGGCCTTCCTGCCCTTTTTTCATATCTACGGCCAGGTGGTGGTTATGCTCGGGGGCCTGGCCCAGGGCGCGACCCTGGTCCTTTTCACCACACCGGATATTGAGGAGATATTAACCGCCATGGACCGTTATCAGGCATCCGGCTTCTATGGCGTCCCCACCCTTTTCGAATATCTCAAGGAGTATGAGAAGACCGACCGGGTCAACTGGAAACGGCTCAAGCTGATCGCCTGCGGGGCCGATACCCTCCATGAATCGACCATCTCGGCCTGGGAAAAGAGAACCGGATCGAAAATTTTTGAAGGGTATGGGATGACCGAAACCACGGCCGTCAGTCACAGTACCCCGATCCACCATCCCAAGAGGGGTTCTTTCGGGGTGCCTATTCCTAACGTCAAGGCGGCCATCGTTGAGCATGAAGGGACCGAATTTCTCCCCGTAGGGGAAGTGGGCGAACTGATTTTGTGCGGCCCCAATATCATGCAGGGTTATTGGAAAAGACCTGATGGGACCAAAGAGTCCATGATGGAAATTGACGGAGAGGTCTGGCTGCGCACCGGGGACCTGGTCAGCATGGATGAAGAAGGGTATTTCCATTTCTTTGACCGCAAACGGGACCTGATTAAATACAAAGGCTATTCGGTCTTCGCCCGGCACGTGGAGGAAGTACTGTACCAGCATCCCCAGATCAAGGCTGCCGGGGTGGTCGGGGTGCCGGACCCCAAGGTGGGCAACCTGATCAAGGCCTATGTGGTCTTGGAGAGCGAGGCCAGGGGCAAGATCTCGGAAGAAGAGGTCCTTGAATTCTGCCGCCAGAAGCTGGCCCATTATAAAGTACCCAAGATCATCGAGTTCAGGGGTGAGTTGCCGAAAACCGACGTGGGGAAGGTCTCCCGGCGGGAATTACGAGAAGAGGTTGAGGAGGCCTGATATGGCCGTACCATTCCTGGAAGTACAGTCGCTGACCAAGAGTTTCGGGGGCCTGCGGGCAGTCAATAAGGTCAGTTTTCGCATGGAGAATAAGGAGATCCTGGGACTCATCGGCCCAAACGGCGCCGGGAAGAGTACCTTGCTCCGTTTACTGACCAGTATACTGAAACCGGATAGCGGGAGCATCCACTTCAAAGGGAAAGAACTGGTGGGCATGAAAACCTGGGATATCATCAATCTGGGGGTGGCCACCACCTTTCAGAATATGAGACCCTTCCGCCGGCTGCCCATAATTGCCAACGTCATGGTTTCCTGCCTGTCTCCCCGGTCGATGAAAAGAGGGGAGTGGGTCAAGAAGGTAGAGGCCAAGGCCATGGATGCCCTGGAATTCGCCGGCATCTCGGATATGGCTCTGGAAAAGGCCTCCACCCTGTCTCAGGGGGACCTGAAACGGCTGGAAGTGGCCCGGGCCGTGGCCACCGATCCGGAATTGCTCCTCTTAGACGAGCCTTTCGGGGGTTTAAGTCCGGCTGAAACCGACTTGATGGCCAAGTCCATAAAAAGACTTCACAAGGGCGGGCGCTTCGGTCGCCTGCACAGCGAAGGTCCGGCCATGATTATCGTGGAGCACAAGCTGCAACAGTTAATGAAGATCGTCGATCGCATCATCGTCCTTAATTTCGGAACCCTCCTGGCCGAGGGGACCCCCGAGGAAGTGGTCAACAACCCCCAGGTTATTGAGGCCTATCTGGGTCAGGGAGGAAGGGAGTAACCGTGCTCTTAGAAATTAATCAATTAACCGTCCGCTATGAAAAGGCCGTACTCATCAATAATGTGAATCTGATGGTGGATTCCGGGGAACTGGTCAGCCTGGTCGGTCCCAACGGAGCCGGGAAATCGACCACCCTCCGGGCCATCACCGGCCTGGTGGCCTGGGAAAAGGAGATCAAACGCCGGTCCACGGCTGGCGACATCTTCCTGGAAGGAACGGTTACCTTTAACGGGGAACGGCTCGATCAGATTCCGGCCCATGAGATCGTCAAAAGAGGACTGGTCCTGTGCCCGGAACGGAGAAGGCCCTTTCGGGAAATGACTGTCCTGGATAACCTGATGGCCGGGGCCTATCTGGAAAAAGACCGTAAAAAAAGCCAGGAGACCCTGGGAAAGGTCTATGAACTCTTTCCGGTACTCAAAGAACGGTCCAGACAGATCTCCGGGACCCTTTCGGGCGGGGAACAGCAGATGCTGGCCATCGGCCGGGCCTTTATGTCGGAGCCGAAACTTTTGTGCATCGATGAGCCTTCCACGGGTCTGGCCCCTTTGATGCGCCAGGAGGTTTTTGAAAAAATTTCTCAGATCAACCAGTTGGGAATCACCATCCTGCTCGTCGAACAGGAGGTCAGTTCGGTCTTCAAAATGGCCAAACGAAATTACGTCCTTTCTTCCGGCAAAATCATCGCACAGGGGACCGGAGAGCAATTGATGGAAGATGAAGTCATCCGTAAGACCTACCTGGGTCTTTAACAGCAATAAAAGGCCTTTGTTTTCCGACCTGATTCCTGCCGGGGGCATTGGCCGCCGATCGGGTATCTTCATCAATCCCAGTTGCTTTGGGCTTTAGGTGCTTTGTCTGAAGTAAGCGCCTAACTTTCCTGATTCTTTTCCTGCCTAAAAAAAATCTTTTGGACCCTATTAATTTTCTTGTAATTTTAAAAATAGTAAGATAAATTTAAAAGGTTTGTCATCTGTCAATTAGGCATACAAAGCAAATATTATATTGTATTGTTTGGGTTCCCCAATACCGCTGGGTATTTTACGGGAAAATCAGGAAGCGATTGGGATAAATTGGTAAGGATTTAAGCCGACTTAAGAAACATTTGGGGCATGGATATCAGATTCGTGCCGTTGGCTATGATGAGCAGAAAGTACGAGAGTACATTAAGGATCAAAAAAAACTGGATAAAGAGCAAATGGATTTCGGATTAGAGTAGATCGAGTCCCTTTCAACTGCCCTCAGCAAGCCATCGGCCCGGCCGGTGGTTATGACTCTTAGTATTCACTCTTTGTATTCACTCCCCTTCACCGCGCATCCCCCACCCACTCCGAAAGCGTGTTTAAGGAATGGAGCTTCCGTTCAGGGAAAACCTATTTGCGATTGTGGAGCATTCATGCCCGCCAATCTTGTTAGGGAAGGAAATCCATGAGTATTCAAAAACGATTACAAAGCGGAGAATTTGTCGTTCTGGCTGAAATGAACACACCCAAGGGGGTGGATATTTCCCGGCTGATGACCGACGTCCGGCGTATTAAGGGGCGGGTCGACGGAATTGTCGTTCCTGACATGAATAACGGTGTTATGCGAATGAGCGCCCTGGCCGGCGGGGCTTTGGTCCAGCAGCAGGGGATCGAGTCCATCATCACGGTTTATGGACGGGACCGCAACCGAATGGCTTTGCAGGGCGATTTGCTGGCCGCCCATGTGCTGGGTATTCAGAACCTGATCGTGGTTCAAGGGGAAGATATGGCCAATAGTGACCACCGGAACGCCTTGCCGGTCAACGATCTGGATGAACTGGGGTTGCTCAACACCATCCGGACCCTTCAGGATGGAAAGGATTTGGCTGGCTTTGATCTGGAAGGCAGCCCGGAATTCCAGGTCGGCTGTTATCTCGCACCCTTTATTGACGATGCCGGACTGACCGGGGAGCTGGACCGGGCCCGGGAAAAGATCGCCGCCGGCGCCGGCTTTCTGGTTACCCCGCCGGTATTTGATATCAACCGCTTTGAGGCTTTCAGGCAGAAAGCCGCTGGGCTCAAAGTGCCCATCATCGCCTCGGTCTTCCTCATAAAATCGGTGGCCGTGGCCCGATATATGGCTGCCAATGAACCCGGGGTATCTATTTCCGAAGAGCTGATCGGACGAATCCGAAAGTCCTCCGACCGCGAACTGGAGGGCGTTAAAATCATCGGGGAAACCATTGCCGCGCTTCGAAAAATGGCCCAGGGCGTCCTGATTCAGACCATGGGCTGGGAGCACCGCTTGTCCGCGATTCTCGATATCGCCGGCCTCTGATACCAAACACAAAAATGGAAATGAAAAATAGAGCTATGAAAACAGCAGACCGACTTCAAAACGGCGACAGAGTTTTGGTAATCGGAGGCGGTATCGGGGGCATTCGGACCGCGCTGGATCTGGCTGAGGCCAAAAAAAACGTCGTTCTTATCGACCAGGCCAATGCCATCGGCGGATTGATGACCCTCCTGGACCGGACCTTTCCGACCAACAACTGCGACCTTTGCACCATCTCCTCGACCCTGTCAGAAACCAACCGCAACCAATATATTCAATTGATGCCGCTGACCCGGATCACCCAACTGAACGGCCAGGCCGGCGAGTTTACCGCGGTCCTATCTACCGCACCCCGTTACATCGATCTGATGCGCTGTACGGCCTGCGGGGAGTGCCGCCGGCTGTTTCCGGAGTGTGTGGATTTCAACCCCGGTCTGGATCATCGGGCACCGACCTGTATGCGTTACCCCCAGATCACCCCCCAGGCCTTCTCCATCGATCTGACGCGTTGCCAGGATCCCCAGGCCCTGGTTGCCTGCTGCCCGGCCGGAGCCATAATGGCCGACGACCGGGAACGTCAGGTCCAGATCCCGGTGGCCTCGATTGTCCTGGCCCCGGGCGCAGCGATTTTTGACCCCTCCGGCTTGGACACCTTAAGCTACGGTCTTGATCCCGATGTGCTTACCAGTCTGGAATACGAGCGTCTCTTGTCGGCTTCCGGACCCACCCAGGGAAGACTGCTCTGCCCCTCCGACGGCCGTGTTCCCTCTAAAATTGCCTGGATTCAGTGTGTCGGATCCCGGGGGTTGCAGAAAGGCGCCTCGTCCTATTGTTCGAGCGTCTGTTGTATGTTCGCACTCAAGGAGGCTGTGGTCACCAAGGAGCGTTTCCAGGAAAACATCGAAGCGGCCATTTTTTATATGGACCTGCGGACCTTCGGCAAAGACTACGAACGCTATTATGAACGGAGCCGGAAGAAATACGGGGTGCGATTTGTTCGAAGTCGGCCCAACAGCGTCTTCCGAAAAAACGGGGAGGAGCGTTTGACCATAACCTTTGCTTCCGATCAAGGCGGCCCCCCGGCCGAAGAGTCTTTTGATCTGGTGGTCCTTTCCACCGGCTTCCGGGTCAACGAAGACCTCCGGCAGACGGCCGCCTGTCTGGGAGTCGATCTGAACCCCCACGGCTTTGCCCAAACCGGTCCTTTTAATCCGGTGGCCACGTCCCGACCGGGAGTTTATGTCTGCGGGTTGTTTGAAAGCCCTAAGGACATCCCTGAAACCATGGTCCAGGCCAGTGCGGCAGCCTGCCGAGCCTCGGCCCATTTAACCTCTCAGACGGATTTAACCGATACCGAAGGCACCTTCCCGCCGGAACGGGAGGTGGCCGGCGAAGAGCCCCGAATCGGGGTGTTTGTCTGCGATTGCGGGGAGGATATCGGGGGTGTGATCAATGTGCCGGAATTGACGGCCTTTGCGAAAACCCTGCCCGGTGTGGTCCTGGCCGAAGGGGTCGGTCACGGTTGCAGCCGCGAATCCATGAGCCGTATCGAGGAAGCGCTGGTCAGCCGGAAGCTCAATCGCCTGGTGATCGGAGGATGCTCCCCCCGGACCCATGAAACCCGGTTTCAAGACCTCCTCCGTCGGGCCGGATTGAACAAATACCTGCTCGAAATCGCCAATCTCCGGGATCAGGACACCTGGGTCCATCCGGATCAGCCTTTAGATGCCGAGGCCAAAGCGCGGCAGTTGATCTGGGCCGCAGTCCTGGCCGTGAAAAAGGCCCGCCCCCTTCCGGATAACCGCTTGCCCATCAACCGCGATGTTCTGGTGGTAGGCGGCGGCGTAGCTGGAATGACCGCTGCCCTGCGGCTGGCCGATCAGGGCTTCAAGGTCTTCCTGACCGAACGGCGGTCCCTCCTGGGCGGCCTGGCCAACCTGGTCCGCCGAACCCTGGACGGTGAAGACGTCCAGATATTTATCCAGGACCTGATCCAGCGGACCATGGCCCACCCTAATATTCAAGTCATTACCAACGCCTTTATTGTTGACCACAGCGGGATGCCCGGCCTTTTTAAAACCGGGCTGCAGGTCGGTCCCCAGATGTTTTACCGGCAACTCAGCCACGGGGTTACGATTCTGGCAACCGGGGCCTTGCCAAACCGTCCCGATGAATACCTGCTCGGCCGGCACAAGGCCGTCATGACCCAGTTGGAAGCCGAGGCCTTGCTCGAAGACAGGCCCCAACAGACCGCTAACTGGGAAAATGTCGTCATGATCCAGTGTGTCGGATCGAGACAGCCGGACAACCCCAACTGCTCGCGGATCTGCTGCCAGACGGCCATTAAAAACGCCCTGAGCATTCTGGATAAAAACCCCGAGACCCTTATCTGGATCCTGTATCGGGATATGCGGACCTACGGCTTCCAGGAAGACTATTACCTGCGGGCCCGGGAAAAAGGGGTTATCTTCGTCCGTTATGAACCGGACCAGCCCCCGGAGGTCCGGGCCGCCGGCAATCAGGTGGAGGTGTCCTTCACCGATCCTATCCTGGGTCGATCCCTGAGCGTTTCAGCGGACGCCCTGCTGTTAAGCACCGGATTGATCAGCGATGACGAATCGGCCGAAGATCTGGCCGCGATTTTCAAAGTCCCCAGGACCCCGGATGGCTATTTTCTGGAGGACCACATCAAACTCAGACCCGTGGATCTCTCCAAACCGGGGTTTTTCATGGCCGGAACGGCCAATGCCCCCCTGTCTATCCGGGAGACTATCGCCCAGGCCGAGGCCTCGGCCGCCAGGGCCCAGACCTTGCTCAGTCACAACAGCATCAATCTGGGCGCTGCCATTGCCAGGGTCGATTCCAAAAAATGCGCCGCCTGTCTGATCTGCGTCCGGGCCTGTCCCTTTGACGTCCCCTTTATCAATGCGGACGGTTATTCGGAAATCGACCCGGCCAAGTGTCACGGCTGCGGCCTGTGCGCCTCCGAGTGTCCGGCCAAGGCCATACAATTGATGCAGTTTGAAGACGACCAGATTCTGGCCAAGCTCAACGGTCTGCTGGAAAGGATGGTGCAATAATGGAAGAATTCGAACCGGTCATTATCGCCTTTTGCTGCCACTACTGCGCCTATACCGCCGCGGATATGGCCGGCAGTCAACGGCTCTCTTATCCCCCGAACGTCAAAATCATCCGGGTTCCCTGTTCCGGGAAGGTCGATACCATCCACCTGCTGAAGGCCTTTGAAAACGGCGCCGACGGTGTCTATGTGGCCGGTTGTCTGGAAGGGGATTGCCACTTTAAAAGCGGCAACGTGCGGTCCGCCAAACGGGTGGCCTATGCCCGGAAGCTCTTAGACAGCATCGGCATCGGTGGCGAAAGATTGGAAATGATCAACCTGTCGGCCGGGATGGGGGAGCGCTTTGCCGAGATGGCCGGACAGATCACTGAAAGAATCCGGAGTCTGGGACCCAACCCGATTCGAAATGGAGGCCGGCCGGCCGGCTCCCCCGTAGCCGTGGTCCAAATACTGAAGGAGGAACAATCGCAATGATAACAGCGGAACGCAAACCCCTGGAAGAAATCATTGAATATATCCGGCCCTTTCAAAGAGTACTGCTGGTCGGATGCAACGAGTGTGTAACGGTTTGTGCCGTCGGCGGCCGTAAGGAAGTCGGGATTTTATCCTCGTTGCTGCAAATGTCGTTTCTGAAGCAGGGGAAAAATTTACAGATTCGGGAACATACCCTGGAACGCCAGTGCGATCCGGAATACGTTGAAGAACTGACGTCTCTGATCGACGGCGTCGATGCGGTCCTGTCCATGGCCTGCGGCTGCGGCATACAGGAGATCAGCCACCGCTTTAAGGCTAAACCGGTGTTTCCCGCCGTCAATACCAAGTTCATGGGGGCATCGGAACGACAGGGCGTCTGGTCCGAAAGGTGCCAGGGATGCGGGGATTGTCTGCTGGGGATCACCGGCGGGATTTGTCCGATTGCCCGGTGTTCCAAACAATTGATGAACGGCCCCTGCGGCGGTTCCACTTCGGGTAAATGTGAGATCAGCCCGGAGGTGGACTGTGCCTGGCAGTTGATCTGGGATCGGCTCAAGGCACTGGGAATGGAAAAGAGGTACGAAGAAATCATACCGGCCAAAGACTGGAGACCTGGCCGGGCCGATGGCCCCCGTAGAATTATCAGAGAGGATTTGGCAGAATGAAAACCCAAAGCGTACTCGAAAAAGTATTGAAAACCGGAAATTTAGCCGTAACCTCGGAATGCGGTCCGCCGAGGGGCGCAGTCCCTGAAAAAATACGCCAGAAAGCAGAGATGCTGAAAGGCTATATAGATGCCGTTAATGTCACCGATAACCAGACCGCCATGGTCCGCATGTCCAGCTTTGCCGCCGGGGTTTTTCTACGGCAGCTCGGTCTGCATCCGATCCTGCAGATGGTTACCCGGGACCGCAATCGATTGGCCATGCAGGCCGATATCATCGGGGCCTATGCCCATGGCATCCATACCATGCTTTGTCTGTCAGGAGATCATCCCCATTTTGGAGACCATCCCATGGCGGCCAGTGTCCATGACGTCGACTCCATCCAGTTTGTCCAGATGGTCAAAAAAATGCGGGAAGAGGGCAAGTTTCAGGGCGGCGCCGATATTGAAAATCCGCCCAAAATGTTCATCGGGGCAGCGGCCAATCCCTTTGCCGACCCCTTTGAGCTCCGGGTGGCCCGTCTGGCCAAAAAGGTGGCGGCCGGCGCCGATTTTATTCAAACCCAATGCATCTACAATGTGGACAAATTTGAAAAATGGATGGAAGGGGTCCGCAGCCGCGGGTTACATGAAAAATGTTATATCCTGGCCGGCATTACGCCCTTGAAGTCGGTCGGTATGGCCCGTTATATGAAAAACAAGGTGCCGGGTATGGATGTCCCCCAGGAGCTGGTGGATCGGATGGCCGGGGTGCCCAAAGACCAACAGGCCGAAGAAGGCATCCGGATCTGTGTAGAGACCATTGAAAGGCTCAAACAGGTTCAGGGCGTTGCCGGATTTCATATCATGGCCATCGACTGGGAACAGAAGGTGCCTGAAATTGTGGAACGGGCCGGGCTCTATCCCCGTCCGGTGGTGGAATGAGGGATAGATTCTACCGAAAGATATTTGAATTTTCCCTGTTGCGGGTTACGGGTTGATAAAATAATACTACAGCGACACTTTTTCCGTCATTCCCGAATGTCTTTATAAAACATGCCGGAATGACGGTTAAGGGGGCGCAAAGCAAAAAAATACGTTCTGAGGATTTAAAAAAAAAGGAGAGAAAACCATGAACGACAAAAAACTCATCCTGGTAGTGGACGATGACCCGGATCTGGTCGAGGCGGTTTCCGTAAAATTGGAGAGCGAAAATTTCCGGGTCCATAAGGCCTATGACGGCGTGGAAGCTATGGATCAGATCAAAAAGGAACAACCGGATCTGGTTATTCTCGATGTGATGATGCCGCGCAAGAACGGCTATCAGTTATGCGAGGAGCTGAAACAATCCGATCAGTATAAAAGCATCGTAGTCCTCCTGCTCACCGCAGTAGGCGCTGCCGTCACCTCCACCAATTACACCCATTGGGATGGTAAGAACACCCTGGCGGATGACTACATCCCGAAACCGATCGACCTGGAAAAACTGATGGGGATTGTTAAGGATTATTTGACCCCGGCCGCATGAACACCCCTTTCCAGAAATTACCGGTCGGCGGACTCAAACTGAGCCCGGAACTGGTCCAGATCCGGTTGCATCCGGAAGCCGGTCGGTCCCTGACCGATATTTTCCGTCGATTGGCCGACCATCAGATCAATCTGACGGATGGTTCTTTGGATATTACAGACGGCCGACCGACTGGTTTCTGCTTAATTTCCGCAGAGGACCGGTTGTCGGCCGAACAGGCCCTCCAGCCTTTTGAGGGGGCCTTCGATCTGGTTTGGCCGGTGGGTACGCTGACCATTTTCCCTCATCAGTCGCGCCTGGCCCTCATGGGGCATATCTTGTCGGCTCTGGGCGGTATCGGTCTTCCGGTTTATGGCATCGCTTCTTCGCTGTCATCCCTGATTATCACCACTGATTATGGCCGATTGGATGATGCGGTTTCCGCAGTCTGCCGGGTGGTGTCCCTGCCGGAAAACCATGCCCCCTTTCGACCGGAATTCCGCGTAAAGCAGCTCTGATGGAAACGATAGCCATTTACCGGGAAGAGGTCATTAAAACCTATGGGTTTGTCGAACGGACCGGCCTTTTTATGGTTACTTTAGATCTGCCTTCCGACCGCCTGACCTATTGGGGGGATGACCTTTTCACCCTGATTTCCCGACTGGGCCTTTCATTGGTGCTGCAAATTGCCCGGCCCGCGGCCGCCGGTACCCTGCGTCTACATCTCCTTCTGGATGAAACCCCGGCGGGACCCGGGGGAATGGATTGGCATCAGGTCCTTTTAGATGAATACCCGGGGGGATGGCAAATGGACCAGGCCGTGGATCTGGTTTATTTCCAGGGGCCTCATTACGGCGACCGGTACGGTATTGCCTATGAGGCCTTAAAGGCTCTGGACACCTGCGGTTTGCCGATCCTGGCCATGGCCTGCCTGGGGGCCTCGGTTTATTTGATTCTACCCGAAGGAAAGGCCGGTCCGGCCCGGGAAGCCCTGAAACAGGCCTTTATGATACCTGACAGGGGTGCAGAAACCGGCCGACCCGGATCGATAAGATGAATTTTCATTGGCCACACGAAGTGGACTGGCGTCTGCGGGTTTTTGACTCCCTGTCCTTTCCGACCCTGGTTCTGAAGCCGGACCGGACCATCGTTGCGGTCAATCAGAAGCTGTTGGAAAGATTTGACTGGATCCGGGATGATATCGTCGGAAAAACCTGCCGGGAATTTTTTCAGAGTTTGACCGGCGACCAGGATCTTCCCTGTGCCAATAATTCCTGCCCCCTGGATCAAACTCTGGCCGATGGCCTGGGGCATTCCATGTTGCGTCAGATCCAGCACAGGGACGGCAGTGAACATTGGGAGGACCGCGTTTTTTCCCCTATTCTGGATGAGCAGGGGGAGGTCATTTATATCATTGAATCGATCCGGGATGTGACCCGGTCCAAGGCCCTTGAAAAAAATTTACAGGATGTCCGGGAGTTCCTCAACCGGGTTCTTCAAAGTTCCGCCAGTGCCATCGTCGCTGCCGGCCGCGAAGGCCGGGTCCTGTTGATGAACCAGGCCGCCGAGGAACTGTTCGGTTACAGCTTCAAACAGGCCCGGGATATAGATGTGAGCAATCTCTATCCTCCAGGCGTGGCCCGGGGGATCATGAAAAAACTCAGGGATGATACCTATGGGGGACGGGGAAAGCTCCCGGTTACCCGGGTCGATATCCTGACGGCCCAAAACGAGCCTATTCCGGTGGAAATGACCGCAGCCATCATTTACGAGGACGGCAGCGAAGCAGCCACTATGGGGGTCTACAATGACCTGCGCTCAAGGCTGGCTGTGGAGAAAAAATTGCAGGAGGCCCAGACCCAGTTGGTCCAGACCGAAAAAATGGCTTCCCTTGGAAGACTGGCCGCCGGTGTGGCCCATGAAATCAACAACCCCCTGACCGGGATCCTGCTGTACGGCAATCTGATGAAAGAAAAACTGGAAGGGGACCACCCCCTCCAGTTTAACCTGCATTGTATCTTGGAGGACGCCGGGCGGTGTCAGGATATTGTAAAAGACCTTCTGGCTTACAGCCGCCAATCCAGCACCTCCCGGGACCGCTTTTCTCTGAATGCCCTGGTCATCGAGAGTTTCCGCCTGATCCGGGATCAAAAACTGTTTATCAATATGGTCATCCGGAAAGAGTTGTCCGGGGACTGGATGCCGGTGAGGGCCGACCGGAACAATATGAGCCAGGTGGTCATCAATCTGGTGATGAATGCCCTGGATGTTATGAATAAAAAGGGGACCCTGACCTTAAGGACCTATCGCGATGACAGCCAAAAAACAGCCTGTCTGGAGGTATCCGATACCGGGGGGGGGATTCCCGAAGAAAATATGTCCCGGGTATTCGATCCTTTTTTTACGACCAAGGAACTGGGCAAGGGGACCGGTCTGGGCTTGAGCACCGCTTATGGCATTGTCAAGGACAATAACGGCGACATTTCCATCAAGGAAACCGGACCGGGGGGAACCACCTTTCTGGTGGCCCTGCCGCTGGACCTCGATTCTATGGAAGATAATCAGGGGGCGATCGGTTA is part of the Deltaproteobacteria bacterium genome and encodes:
- a CDS encoding branched-chain amino acid ABC transporter permease yields the protein MGLVGWYVKKFFRLIRGEVLVLPSRIIVGLFVVFLLGLPLISQNPYLIRILILTSIFAILAASWDLLSGFTGQMNFGHALFFGVGAYASALLHINVHIPPWGSIPLGGVAAVLAGLIIGIPCLRLKHTYLALTTLAFPIILTGIIFALPDLTGGELGISGLQRLTNSLLGNYYIYIILFLVLSVIMWKITDSHTGIIFHAIREDELAVKAAGINTTRYKLLAFCLSGLFAGISGGLYAHYMRIAGPSTLEVSMSFSVVIWAVFGGMVTIYGPIAAVFILFPLLEFVRFWPEYRTMIFAVVILLILLYMPEGLIHWARDKMEKQCPRCKIRNVATRKNCRVCTAALD
- a CDS encoding AMP-binding protein, with the protein product MNPKESYLTKPWLKYYSEGVPAEVEIPEISVPELFDQVVEKFGNKPALIFYGKKIQYRELKELVDRLATALADLGVKKGDTVALYLLNSPQYVISYFATLKLGAKVTPISPVYTSIEVKHQVEDSEARTVVCQDILYDNLQKSGAKFDRVILTSINEYLPALKKLFGKGSQGKGPGGSPPPSIEALKGAGVYSFQDLIKKYPPQPPKVAIDPRKDLAALPYTGGTTGLPKAAMLTHRNMVALQKQVLSFWPIFEEGKEVVMAFLPFFHIYGQVVVMLGGLAQGATLVLFTTPDIEEILTAMDRYQASGFYGVPTLFEYLKEYEKTDRVNWKRLKLIACGADTLHESTISAWEKRTGSKIFEGYGMTETTAVSHSTPIHHPKRGSFGVPIPNVKAAIVEHEGTEFLPVGEVGELILCGPNIMQGYWKRPDGTKESMMEIDGEVWLRTGDLVSMDEEGYFHFFDRKRDLIKYKGYSVFARHVEEVLYQHPQIKAAGVVGVPDPKVGNLIKAYVVLESEARGKISEEEVLEFCRQKLAHYKVPKIIEFRGELPKTDVGKVSRRELREEVEEA
- a CDS encoding ABC transporter ATP-binding protein; this encodes MAVPFLEVQSLTKSFGGLRAVNKVSFRMENKEILGLIGPNGAGKSTLLRLLTSILKPDSGSIHFKGKELVGMKTWDIINLGVATTFQNMRPFRRLPIIANVMVSCLSPRSMKRGEWVKKVEAKAMDALEFAGISDMALEKASTLSQGDLKRLEVARAVATDPELLLLDEPFGGLSPAETDLMAKSIKRLHKGGRFGRLHSEGPAMIIVEHKLQQLMKIVDRIIVLNFGTLLAEGTPEEVVNNPQVIEAYLGQGGRE
- a CDS encoding ABC transporter ATP-binding protein, whose protein sequence is MLLEINQLTVRYEKAVLINNVNLMVDSGELVSLVGPNGAGKSTTLRAITGLVAWEKEIKRRSTAGDIFLEGTVTFNGERLDQIPAHEIVKRGLVLCPERRRPFREMTVLDNLMAGAYLEKDRKKSQETLGKVYELFPVLKERSRQISGTLSGGEQQMLAIGRAFMSEPKLLCIDEPSTGLAPLMRQEVFEKISQINQLGITILLVEQEVSSVFKMAKRNYVLSSGKIIAQGTGEQLMEDEVIRKTYLGL
- a CDS encoding methylenetetrahydrofolate reductase — its product is MSIQKRLQSGEFVVLAEMNTPKGVDISRLMTDVRRIKGRVDGIVVPDMNNGVMRMSALAGGALVQQQGIESIITVYGRDRNRMALQGDLLAAHVLGIQNLIVVQGEDMANSDHRNALPVNDLDELGLLNTIRTLQDGKDLAGFDLEGSPEFQVGCYLAPFIDDAGLTGELDRAREKIAAGAGFLVTPPVFDINRFEAFRQKAAGLKVPIIASVFLIKSVAVARYMAANEPGVSISEELIGRIRKSSDRELEGVKIIGETIAALRKMAQGVLIQTMGWEHRLSAILDIAGL